The following is a genomic window from bacterium.
TCGACAACACCATCAGCAAGCTGGACGAGGCCGGGCTGCTGTTCCAGGTGCTCGAGCGCTTCAAGAACATCGACCTGCATCCCGATGGGATCGATAACCCAACCATGGGGACGATCTTCGAGGAGCTGATCCGCAAGTTCAACGAGGCGCTGGACGAGAATCCTGGCGAGCACTTTACGCCGCGCGACGTGGTGCACCTGATGGTAGACCTCATGCTCGCCGGCGACGAAACTGGCATCCGCAAGAAGGGCGCCGGCCGCTCCGTCTACGATCCCTGCTGCGGCTCGGGCGGGATGCTCATGATCACGAAGGAGCACATCACGGTCGGAGTTCGCCGGAACGGCGAGGTCATCCGGCCACCGATCAATCCGGAGGCCGACATCCACCTCTTTGGCCAGGAAGTGAACCCCGAGACGTGGGCGGTGTCGAAGTCGGATCTCTTCATGAAGGACCCGACCGGCCGGGACGCCGACAACATCGCGTTCGGTAGCACCCTGTCGAACGACCGCCAGACCGGCCGAGCGTTCGACTACCTGATCGCGAACCCGCCGTACGGCAAGGACTGGAAGCGCGACGAGGAGGCCGTGCGCGCCGAGCACGAGCGCGGCGCCGCCGGTCGGTTCGCCCCCGGGCTCCCGCGGATCAGCGACGGTCAGATCCTCTTCCTGCTCCACATGCTGGCGCATCGGAAGGAGTCCAAGGACGGCGGTTCGCGCGTGGCGATCATCATGAACGGCTCACCGCTCTTCACGGGCGATGCCCGGAGCGGCGAGAGCGAGATCCGTCGCTGGATCCTCGAGAACGACTGGCTCGAAGCGCTGATCGCGCTTCCCGAGCAGCTATTTTACAACACCGGCATCGCCACCTACGTCTGGGTGCTCACGAACCGCAAGGCCCCGGAACGCAAGGGCAAGGTCCAGCTCATCGACGCCACGTCGTTCTGGGTACCGATGCGCAAGAGCCTCGGGGACAAGCGCCGCGAGATTCCGCTGGAGAAGGCCGGCGAGATCCTCCACCTGCTGCGCGACTTCAAGGAGGGCGAACACGTCAAGATCTTCCCCACCACCCATTTCGGCTTCCGGAAGATCACTGTCGAGCGCCCGCTCAAGCTCAACTTCCAGGCGAGCCGCGAGCGCATCGCCCGGCTCGAAGAGGAGAAGGCCTTTCAGGGCCTCGCGCAATCGAAGAAGAAGGGCGCCGCGGGCGCCAAGGAGCAGGCCGAAGGCCGGGCCCAGCAGGAGGCGATCCGCAGGCTCCTGCGGACTCTGCCCGGCACCCTCTTCAAGGACCGGGACGAGTTCGAGAGCGTGCTCGACGCCGCCGCCAAGAAGAGCGGCCTCAAGCTGCCGGCCCCGGCCAGGAAGGCGGTCCTCTCCGCCCTCTCCGACCGCGACGAGACCGCCGCCATCTGCCGCGACAAAGATGGCAATCCCGAGCCCGACCCCGAGCTGCGCGACACCGAGAGCGTCCCGCTTTCCGAGAGCGTCGAGGCCTTCTTCGAGCGCGAGGTGAAGCCCCACGTCCCCGACGCCTGGATCGATACTTCCAAGCGCGACGAGAAGGACAGTCAGGTGGGCGTCGTCGGTTACGAGATCAACTTCAACCGCTACTTCTACAAGTACACGCCGCCGCGCCCGCTCGAGGAGATTGAGGCCGACATCCGTGCCGCCGAGAAGGACATCGTGCGGATGCTGGCGGAGGTGACGGGTGGGACGTAACCCGCCCGTAACAAAACGTCGGGGATTGCGCACATATACCGACGTTATGTATGCTGTTCGTTGAGATGGCTTCCTCCCCAGACCACCAGATCCTCGCCCTTGTCAAGCGGCTGGGCGTTGTGCGTCCGGCGGACTTCGAGGCCCGCGGCATCCCGCGAGCGCGACTTTACCAGCTCGTCGCGGAGGGCCTCCTGGAGCGCCGGGCCCGCGGAGTCTACGTCGCCAGCGATCATCCCTACACGGCCGAGCATGCGCTGGCGCAGGTCGCGAAGCGCGTCCCGAACGGGGTGGTCTGCCTGCTGACGGCGCTGCGCTTCCACGAGCTCACGACCCAGATCCCCCCCGAGGTCTGGATCGCCCTCCCCGAGAAGGCCCGGCGCCCGCGGCTCGACGATCCGCGCCTGCGCGTCACCCGCTTCTCCGGGGCGGCGCTCACCGCGGGGATTGAGACGCACAGGATCGAGGGCGTCGACGTTCGTATCTACTCGGCCTCCAAGACGGTGGCGGACTGCTTCAAGTACCGCAACAAGATCGGCATCGACGTGGCGGTCGAAGCGCTCAAGGATTTCACCCACCGTCATCGCGGCGGCGCCGGGGATCTCGCCCGATTCGCCAGGATCTGCCGGGTGAGCCGGGTGATGCGGCCCTATCTGGACGCGGTCTCGTGAGCCCCAAGCAGACTCGCAACCTTCCCGCTTCCGTTCTGGCCCGCCTTCTGGAACGAGCCAGGCGAACGGGCGACGACTATCAGGTGCTTCTCACCGCCTTTGTCTGCGAGCGGTTTCTCTACCGGCTCGGGGTCTCGAGCGTCCGCAGCCGCTTCGTGCTCAAAGGGGCGATGCTCCTGCGCGTGTGGTCCGACCAGCCCTATCGAGCGACGCGGGACCTCGACCTGCTGCGGCAAGGGGATGGCTCTACGGAGGCGATCCGGGCGGATGTCGAGGCAGTGTGCGCGACCGAAGTCGAACCGGACGGACTCGCCTTTGAGCCCGCCTCGCTCCGACTCGAGGCAATTCGCCCCGAGGACGAGTACGCCGGGACGCGCGTCACGCTGCTCGCCCGGTGTGGCAGCGCCCGGGTGACGCTCCAGATCGATCTCGGCGTCGGGGACCCTGTCTGGCCTCCGCCACGGTCGCTTGCGTATCCATCGCTGCTGGATTTCCCGGCGCCCGAGGTGCTCGCCTATGCGCCGGAGTCCGTGATCGCCGAGAAACTGGAAGCGATCGTCGTCCTCGGAGACCGCAACAGCCGCATCAAGGACTTCTTCGACATCCGTCATCTGGCGAGCCGATTCGAGTTCGACGGAGCGACTCTCGCGGACTCCATCCGCAGGACATTCGAGAGGCGGCGGACGCCCATTCCGAAGGAGGAGCCGCTCGGGCTGACCGCAGCGTACTGGGAGGACCCCGTCCGCGCTCCACACATCCGCGCCTTCGCGCGGCGGGCGGGTCTCGAGGTCGGACCGGAGGCGGGTGGGGAGATCCTGAACGTGCTCAGGCCGTTCCTCCTTCCGATCTTGGACGACCTCCGGCGCGGCGATCCGACCACAGGGACATGGGCACCGGGAGGGCCGTGGCGATGACCTCGCATCATGCGCCGGAGAGCGACCCCCGGCGGTTCAAGCCGTATCCGGCGTACAAGGACTCGGGCATCGAATGGGTGTGGGAGATTCCGGCGCATCGGAATATGATCGGCCTCGACGTGGCCGCCGAAGCCCTGCGCGAGGTACTGCGCTCGCGCCTGGCCAGCGTGGATGAGATCCTGCGCACCGCGGGAGGTTTGCCGTGCCCGCACGGTGATCCGACCGTACCTGGAGGCGATGGCGCCATGACTACCGCAGGCGAGGAGGTAGGAACCATGGCTCATGAAGACACACTGGGGGTCCTGCGGGAAAACAGGGACCTCCTCAACGACTTCTCCGTGGCGGCGCTCTACGTCTTCGGCTCGGCAGTACGGGGCGAAGAGCATTCTGACAGCGATGTGGATATCCTGGTCGAGTTTGCCCCGGGGGCGCGCGTGGGCGTCTTTGCCTTTGCTCGTCTGCAGCGCCGCCTTTCGGAGCTACTTGGCCGGCGTGTGGATCTCGTGACGCGCGATGCGTTGCATCCAGCACTCCGCCAGACGATCCTCAGCGAGGCGGTTCGTGCAGCCTAGAAGCTGGCGATTTCGCATCCAGTACATCCTCGATGCGGTGGCGTCGGTTCGCAACTATACCTCTGGGATGAGCTTCGACCTTGTATCTCAGCCCGGCGAGGAGTGAAGCGATGAACCGCGCTGCACCTGCGATCTCCATCGCCGCCGCCCAGCGCCGCTTCAAGCCCTACCCGGCATACAAGGACTCCGGAGTCGAGTGGCTGGGGGAGATTCCGGCGCATTGGGAAGTAGGACGCCTGAAGTACCTGGCGTCGCTCAACGAGGAAGCACTTCCAGAGAACACCGACCCTGATTTCGATATGGTGTACGTCGACATCAGCAGTGTCGACAGTACTCGCGGCATCCTCGGCAAGGAGCCTCTAATCTTCGCGAAAGCGCCTTCGCGGGCAAGAAGGATGGTCCGCGCTGGCGATGTTATCGTCTCGACCGTTCGTACGTACCTGCGCGCCATCGCCCCAATCGTCGAGCCCGAGTCGAACCTCGTGGTATCGACTGGTTTCGCAGTGGTGAGACCACGACGCGGCTTGGAAACGACCTTCGCCGCCTACGCGCTTAGAGCGCCGTATTTCGTTGACCGGGTCGTGGCTCATTCGGTTGGTGTCAGCTACCCCGCCATCAACGAGAGCGAGATGGGGACGTTTCGGTTGGCGGTGCCACCCATCCCCGAGCAACGCGCCATCGCCGCCTTCCTCGACCGGGAGACGGCGAGGATCGATGCGCTGGTGGCGAAGAAGGAGCGGCTGATCGAGCTGCTCCAGGAGAAGCGCACCGCCCTCATCACCAGGGCCGTCACCAAGGGCCTCGACCCGA
Proteins encoded in this region:
- a CDS encoding type IV toxin-antitoxin system AbiEi family antitoxin domain-containing protein, which produces MASSPDHQILALVKRLGVVRPADFEARGIPRARLYQLVAEGLLERRARGVYVASDHPYTAEHALAQVAKRVPNGVVCLLTALRFHELTTQIPPEVWIALPEKARRPRLDDPRLRVTRFSGAALTAGIETHRIEGVDVRIYSASKTVADCFKYRNKIGIDVAVEALKDFTHRHRGGAGDLARFARICRVSRVMRPYLDAVS
- a CDS encoding class I SAM-dependent DNA methyltransferase codes for the protein MNHSEIVSFIWGVADLIRDTFKRGKYQDVILPLTVLRRLDCVLAPTKAKVLETQARFRGKLGDPGGQLRKASGFAFYNTSRYDFEKLLADAPHVATNLRNYIAGFSPNMREVLEKFDFDNTISKLDEAGLLFQVLERFKNIDLHPDGIDNPTMGTIFEELIRKFNEALDENPGEHFTPRDVVHLMVDLMLAGDETGIRKKGAGRSVYDPCCGSGGMLMITKEHITVGVRRNGEVIRPPINPEADIHLFGQEVNPETWAVSKSDLFMKDPTGRDADNIAFGSTLSNDRQTGRAFDYLIANPPYGKDWKRDEEAVRAEHERGAAGRFAPGLPRISDGQILFLLHMLAHRKESKDGGSRVAIIMNGSPLFTGDARSGESEIRRWILENDWLEALIALPEQLFYNTGIATYVWVLTNRKAPERKGKVQLIDATSFWVPMRKSLGDKRREIPLEKAGEILHLLRDFKEGEHVKIFPTTHFGFRKITVERPLKLNFQASRERIARLEEEKAFQGLAQSKKKGAAGAKEQAEGRAQQEAIRRLLRTLPGTLFKDRDEFESVLDAAAKKSGLKLPAPARKAVLSALSDRDETAAICRDKDGNPEPDPELRDTESVPLSESVEAFFEREVKPHVPDAWIDTSKRDEKDSQVGVVGYEINFNRYFYKYTPPRPLEEIEADIRAAEKDIVRMLAEVTGGT
- a CDS encoding nucleotidyltransferase family protein; its protein translation is MTSHHAPESDPRRFKPYPAYKDSGIEWVWEIPAHRNMIGLDVAAEALREVLRSRLASVDEILRTAGGLPCPHGDPTVPGGDGAMTTAGEEVGTMAHEDTLGVLRENRDLLNDFSVAALYVFGSAVRGEEHSDSDVDILVEFAPGARVGVFAFARLQRRLSELLGRRVDLVTRDALHPALRQTILSEAVRAA
- a CDS encoding restriction endonuclease subunit S, producing the protein MNRAAPAISIAAAQRRFKPYPAYKDSGVEWLGEIPAHWEVGRLKYLASLNEEALPENTDPDFDMVYVDISSVDSTRGILGKEPLIFAKAPSRARRMVRAGDVIVSTVRTYLRAIAPIVEPESNLVVSTGFAVVRPRRGLETTFAAYALRAPYFVDRVVAHSVGVSYPAINESEMGTFRLAVPPIPEQRAIAAFLDRETARIDALVAKKERLIELLQEKRTALITRAVTKGLDPNVPMKDSDVEWLGEIPAHWTTRKFAWLITSSNAGEVIDRSYWHDGGELLYSCQRNPMRSTFDRFPVNRRTEPGDLLVTRNGTPYVHLPEPGSIYTNVVQRVKLAPELATGYALLMLSQAAQSLIGFGDIIESFNMSTWRSLVLPVPSLATQSQIQSYVKQETPRIDALVAKVRAALDRLKELRTALISAAVTGKIDVREHAA
- a CDS encoding nucleotidyl transferase AbiEii/AbiGii toxin family protein encodes the protein MSPKQTRNLPASVLARLLERARRTGDDYQVLLTAFVCERFLYRLGVSSVRSRFVLKGAMLLRVWSDQPYRATRDLDLLRQGDGSTEAIRADVEAVCATEVEPDGLAFEPASLRLEAIRPEDEYAGTRVTLLARCGSARVTLQIDLGVGDPVWPPPRSLAYPSLLDFPAPEVLAYAPESVIAEKLEAIVVLGDRNSRIKDFFDIRHLASRFEFDGATLADSIRRTFERRRTPIPKEEPLGLTAAYWEDPVRAPHIRAFARRAGLEVGPEAGGEILNVLRPFLLPILDDLRRGDPTTGTWAPGGPWR